A window of Castanea sativa cultivar Marrone di Chiusa Pesio chromosome 1, ASM4071231v1 contains these coding sequences:
- the LOC142622881 gene encoding uncharacterized protein LOC142622881 isoform X1 yields MAVAVSYCKTSPFLGQFPSNFGHDKKRGKAQCRHITGTSVQVPRISALFWGSRKSVAPPQEVDFSLGDFTLTGSTPEDISANEVKPKRISVSVVSSILEVSPNDWDACALDATGPEKYNPFLTHGFLSSLEESNCAVKETGWMPRHMIVKDECDNILGVVPLYLKSHSYGEFVFDHSWADAYYNFGARYYPKLQCCVPFTPVTGPRILIRNTSFKDQVFDVLVSALKELAAKSQLSSLHITFPSEKEWQKLKEGGFLQRIGMQYHWKNRNYKNFDEFLMDMKQSKRKNIRQERKKISVQNLTMKRLRGYEIKARHWDSFYNFYRNTTDNKWGTPYLTREFFHNMGSKMGDQVLLVVAEEGEEFVAGALNLIGGDTLFGRLWGCQPRVYYPSLHFEACYYQAIEAAIELNLNTVEAGAQGEHKIQRGYMPVTTYSCHYLINTSFRKAIEDFLVRESTQVRLVTKLLHESGPFKEGIQQIEENEALT; encoded by the exons ATGGCAGTAGCAGTGAGCTACTGCAAGACTTCTCCTTTTCTAGGCCAATTCCCATCTAATTTC GGCCATGACAAGAAGAGG GGAAAAGCACAATGTAGGCATATAACAGGAACCTCAGTTCAGGTGCCTAGAATTAGTGCACTATTTTGGGGATCTAGGAAGTCTGTAGCACCACCACAGGAAGTGGACTTTTCACTTGGAGATTTCACTTTGACAGGATCAACGCCAGag GACATTTCAGCAAATGAAGTGAAACCTAAAAGGATATCAGTTTCAGTTGTTTCTTCAATCTTAGAGGTTTCACCTAATGACTGGGATGCGTGCGCTTTGGATGCCACAGGTCCTGAAAAATATAATCCATTTCTTACACATGGATTTCTTTCGAGCTTAGAGGAGTCTAATTGTGCAGTGAAG GAAACAGGATGGATGCCACGCCACATGATTGTGAAGGATGAATGTGACAATATTTTAGGTGTTGTTCCACTCTATCTTAAAAG CCATTCCTATGGTGAATTTGTTTTTGATCATTCTTGGGCCGATGCATACTACAATTTTGGGGCAAGATATTATCCAAAGTTGCAGTGTTGTGTACCTTTTACTCCAGTAACTGGTCCAAGAATTTTAATTCGCAATACCTCTTTCAAGGATCAAGTTTTTGACGTTCTGGTCTCTGCTCTTAAGGAGCTGGCAGCCAAG TCTCAGCTTTCATCATTGCATATTACCTTCCCGTCTGAAAAAGAGTGGCAGAAACTGAAGGAAGGAGGTTTTCTGCAGAGGATTGGAATGCAGTACCACTGGAAAAATCGTAACTATAAGAA TTTTGATGAGTTTTTGATGGACATGAAACAAagtaagagaaaaaatattcGTCAGGAACGCAAAAAG ATTTCTGTGCAAAATCTGACTATGAAACGGCTTCGTGGTTATGAGATAAAG GCAAGGCACTGGGAttctttctataatttttaCAGGAACACCACcgataacaa GTGGGGTACTCCTTATCTAACAAGAGAGTTCTTCCACAATATGGGATCAAAGATGGGGGATCAGGTACTACTTGTTGTTGCTGAAGAAGGGGAAGAATTTGTTGCTGGAGCTCTTAACCTTATAGGAGGAGATACTTTATTTGGGCGGCTATGGGGATGTCAGCCGCGAGTTTACTATCCAAGTTTGCATTTTGAAGCATGCTACTACCAG GCAATAGAAGCAGCTATTGAACTCAATTTGAACACAGTTGAGGCAGGAGCTCAGGGTGAGCACAAGATTCAGCGTGGTTATATGCCTGTGACAACTTACAGCTGCCATTACCTTATTAATACAAGTTTCAGGAAGGCCATAGAGGATTTTCTAGTCCGCGAATCAACTCAG GTCAGGCTTGTTACGAAACTCTTGCATGAGTCTGGTCCCTTTAAGGAAGGTATACAGCAGATAGAGGAAAACGAGGCCCTAACTTGA
- the LOC142622881 gene encoding uncharacterized protein LOC142622881 isoform X2 → MAVAVSYCKTSPFLGQFPSNFGKAQCRHITGTSVQVPRISALFWGSRKSVAPPQEVDFSLGDFTLTGSTPEDISANEVKPKRISVSVVSSILEVSPNDWDACALDATGPEKYNPFLTHGFLSSLEESNCAVKETGWMPRHMIVKDECDNILGVVPLYLKSHSYGEFVFDHSWADAYYNFGARYYPKLQCCVPFTPVTGPRILIRNTSFKDQVFDVLVSALKELAAKSQLSSLHITFPSEKEWQKLKEGGFLQRIGMQYHWKNRNYKNFDEFLMDMKQSKRKNIRQERKKISVQNLTMKRLRGYEIKARHWDSFYNFYRNTTDNKWGTPYLTREFFHNMGSKMGDQVLLVVAEEGEEFVAGALNLIGGDTLFGRLWGCQPRVYYPSLHFEACYYQAIEAAIELNLNTVEAGAQGEHKIQRGYMPVTTYSCHYLINTSFRKAIEDFLVRESTQVRLVTKLLHESGPFKEGIQQIEENEALT, encoded by the exons ATGGCAGTAGCAGTGAGCTACTGCAAGACTTCTCCTTTTCTAGGCCAATTCCCATCTAATTTC GGAAAAGCACAATGTAGGCATATAACAGGAACCTCAGTTCAGGTGCCTAGAATTAGTGCACTATTTTGGGGATCTAGGAAGTCTGTAGCACCACCACAGGAAGTGGACTTTTCACTTGGAGATTTCACTTTGACAGGATCAACGCCAGag GACATTTCAGCAAATGAAGTGAAACCTAAAAGGATATCAGTTTCAGTTGTTTCTTCAATCTTAGAGGTTTCACCTAATGACTGGGATGCGTGCGCTTTGGATGCCACAGGTCCTGAAAAATATAATCCATTTCTTACACATGGATTTCTTTCGAGCTTAGAGGAGTCTAATTGTGCAGTGAAG GAAACAGGATGGATGCCACGCCACATGATTGTGAAGGATGAATGTGACAATATTTTAGGTGTTGTTCCACTCTATCTTAAAAG CCATTCCTATGGTGAATTTGTTTTTGATCATTCTTGGGCCGATGCATACTACAATTTTGGGGCAAGATATTATCCAAAGTTGCAGTGTTGTGTACCTTTTACTCCAGTAACTGGTCCAAGAATTTTAATTCGCAATACCTCTTTCAAGGATCAAGTTTTTGACGTTCTGGTCTCTGCTCTTAAGGAGCTGGCAGCCAAG TCTCAGCTTTCATCATTGCATATTACCTTCCCGTCTGAAAAAGAGTGGCAGAAACTGAAGGAAGGAGGTTTTCTGCAGAGGATTGGAATGCAGTACCACTGGAAAAATCGTAACTATAAGAA TTTTGATGAGTTTTTGATGGACATGAAACAAagtaagagaaaaaatattcGTCAGGAACGCAAAAAG ATTTCTGTGCAAAATCTGACTATGAAACGGCTTCGTGGTTATGAGATAAAG GCAAGGCACTGGGAttctttctataatttttaCAGGAACACCACcgataacaa GTGGGGTACTCCTTATCTAACAAGAGAGTTCTTCCACAATATGGGATCAAAGATGGGGGATCAGGTACTACTTGTTGTTGCTGAAGAAGGGGAAGAATTTGTTGCTGGAGCTCTTAACCTTATAGGAGGAGATACTTTATTTGGGCGGCTATGGGGATGTCAGCCGCGAGTTTACTATCCAAGTTTGCATTTTGAAGCATGCTACTACCAG GCAATAGAAGCAGCTATTGAACTCAATTTGAACACAGTTGAGGCAGGAGCTCAGGGTGAGCACAAGATTCAGCGTGGTTATATGCCTGTGACAACTTACAGCTGCCATTACCTTATTAATACAAGTTTCAGGAAGGCCATAGAGGATTTTCTAGTCCGCGAATCAACTCAG GTCAGGCTTGTTACGAAACTCTTGCATGAGTCTGGTCCCTTTAAGGAAGGTATACAGCAGATAGAGGAAAACGAGGCCCTAACTTGA